In Falco rusticolus isolate bFalRus1 chromosome 7, bFalRus1.pri, whole genome shotgun sequence, the DNA window TCCCCGcccccgggcggcggggagAGCCGGGGCGGCCCGGGCCGTTTCTCCGGGCAACGGCTGCCGGGCGACGTCAGCGGCtggcggggcggcccggcgcgggCGGGGAacgcggcgggcgggcgggcagcgcctCTGCAGCCGCGGCGCTGGTCGGGGCATGAGGCTGCGCATGGAGGCGGCGGCGGTCGGGCCGGGCAACCTctcccgcggcggcggcggcggcaacgagagcggcggggcggcggcgggagcggcggcggggtgGTCTGCGGCGGCGCTGGCCTCCCAGGCGTTGGCGCTGCTGCTCATCTTCGCCTTCTCGGCGCTGGGCAACGGGGCGGTTGTGCTGGTGATCGCCCGGCACCGGCAGCTCCGCACGGTCACCAACGCCTTCGTGCTGTCGCTGTCGCTGTCGGAGCTGTTGGGcgccctgctctgcctgcccctggccttcctcagcctgctcagccgcccgcccggcgcctGGCTCTTCGGGCAGCGCCTCTGCCTGGCCAGCGCTGCGCTCCACGCTGGGCTGGGCATCGCCGCCACCCTCACCATGGCCCTCCTTTCCTTCGACCGCTACTGTGCCATCGTCCGCCAGCCCCGACACAAGAtgggccgccgccgcgccgcccaGCTCCTGGCCGCCGTCTGGCTGGCCGCCCTGGGCCTGGCCGGACCCTGGTACGGGCTGGCGGGTGAGGGGCGGCGGGAGGCCAGGCCTGGGGCCTACCGCTGCGTCTACGTCCTGCCCTGGGGCTCGTCCCGGCTGGGGCCGCCCTACGGTGCGGCCCTCATCGTGCTCTGCTACCTCCTGCCCTTCGCCCTCATGTGCTTCTGCCACTACAACATCTGCCGGGCGGTGCGGCTGGCCGAGAGCCGTGTGCGGCCCCTCACCACCTACGGACACCTGCTGCGGGCCTATGGGGAGATGCGCACAGCCACCACTGTCCTCATCATGATCGTCTCCATCATCTGCTGCTGGGGGCCCTACTGCatcctggggctggctgctgctgctggccgcctgcCTTTCTCGCCCACCATGGATGCTGTAGCCAGCGGGATGGCCTGGGCCAATGGTGCCATCAACCCCCTCATCTACGCTGCCCGCAACCCCAACATTTCCGTGCTGCTGCGGCGCAGCCGTGAGGGTGGCTACAGGACTAGGAACAACGTGGCTGCCTACCTCTCGGTCCCAGGCCGCCAGCCGGAGCCCTGGAGCCAGGCTGATCGTGTCCGGGAGCGCTATGTCAATCGGCAGAGCGGCCCTCCAGGCAGTGCCccatcctcctccagcccagcgAGCGGGGGAGAGGTGGCCATGTGGGCCTGCAAGAACCCCGCTGTACTCTTCTGTCGGGATGGGCAACCGGACACTATCTCTGAGGCTGCCTTGCAGGCCAAGGCAGACACCGTTGACACCAGCCTCTGAAGGGATAGGGGTCCAGGATGGAGGCATTGGGCCCTGGGGCCATCTCCCTGAGAAAATGTGGGGAGCCCTGGCAGCTGGAGCCCTTTGCAGCCAGACTACCAGGAAATTGGAGCGATGGGACTGCGTGAGCCACAGTGTGGTTTCTTCTCCATTGCATGAGCTCTGGTTTGGTGACCAGCCTGCAAACAGCTCCACAGGGAAAGGAAGTCCCTCTTCCCTTTCAGCAGGCCGGACACACTGGTGATAGCCAGTGAGTCCAGCCAGCACAAGAGCTTGACTGCAAGAATGAAACAGTGTTTGCTCCAGGCCTGCAGAAATTGCTGCAGTGAAGCGAAGAGACAGACACACAAATACAGCCCAAACTTTCTGACTGTGTGAGCTGTTCATTAAGTGCcaaaaaagcaactgaaagcTGAGCACTGGCAGCTGGAAGACACTCTGAAAACACCACACTGTGAACACATCATGGCAGGAAAATGTTGCTTTAACCCATTATGTGTGGAAGTGCTGATAGCTAGAAAATCATAAACTGTAGGACAGGCTAAACGAGCAATCTATTaagatgcattttaatttttttttcatactccCGAATATAACAGAACAGTAATTGTTGTGAAAGGGGAGATGTATCATACCAGGAGGCAAGGAAAGGAAGACGAAACCTCAGCTGTAAGAATTtcagcagcctttttttttttttttttttgcaggtaCAGTTATCTTAAAAGACTATGAATGTGAGAAATGGGAGTTCTTCAGACAGACTGAGGAAAAGGGTGTGAGTGTAGACTATTGTATCACTGAGTTTGTGCACAAggtgtatgttttctttttgagcaCATTAGAAGTGTCAAGTCTTATCTCTAAAAGCTTAACTGTGTTTAGAGGAGCTGTCCAAGAGAGATGAGTATCCGAAAGGAGAGGTAAAGCAACACCATGCGCTCTGCATATGCTCTTAAGCATGTGAAAATGTGTATATGCAGTGAATAGAATTATTGTATTGATGGCAGCAATCCATCTGGAgtataatatttaaaaactagATCTGTTTGccactgaagaaaaggaaacaacacAATGGAGATGCAATTGCATGGCATAAATTCATATGAATTCATATGAATTTATCAGTATAATTATTTTGTCCAAAGGCTTTAAAGCcttaaattagtattttgaatCAGAAACTAAGACTGAGCCTTCCTTCATCTTTGTCAGAGTTAAATGTGAAAGACAGGCCATGTTTTCCCTTGTacaggctttaaaaatacaatgttGCTGTTTTACTGGATTTTTCAACTGTTTGTGACCAAAGTGAACATACATATTTTGTAAGTGagacaataaataaattgtCTTTTATGCAGAAGATGAAAGTGTCTCAGCCTGGCATCATTCTCAGCCCAGCCTTGAGGAGGGAACTTCTGTAAAAAATTGCCAGATGAATGGTAGAAGAGACCTAATTGTCTGTGAAATTTTGATGCAGCTCTTTTTCATGCTGTGAGCattattgtaattttcttctgtgacagTCCTGAAGTCCATGAGGAAAAGATGTGACCCTTGACTACTTCTCAGCACTGATACTTTGCCTTGCAGATCATGGATTTGGTAAGTTGAGCAGTGTATTCATACTGTTTCAGAGGGAAGCTGTGCAGAACCCACAAGAACTTCACAGAAGCTGTTTGACAGCAAGTGAACACTAGTAGCTTGTTAGAAGGGTAGGACAGGAATTTCTTGCATATCTGCCCTTCTGAAACAAGGTATGGCTAGTGTAAAGGAAAGGAGGTGGTTGTGAATGATGAGATTAGATTTAACTCTTACCTACGTAGCTGGCCAGGTGGTAAAAAGGAGGTTGGTGTGGGCTAATTCGGCATACAGAGCACTCTGGTGTTTGAACAGCTTCAAGAGCTTTTGCCTGAGTTCCACTGGTCATTGACTCATGTATTTTCTATAGAAAACTTTAACTATGATCCAGGAGATAGCAAAGAAAACCCATGAGGTTCTGCCTTCCTAGAAGGGATGTTTCTCCATGAGCTGGAGCAACAGTTCTCAGAGTAAGTTCCAGTGCTTTGTAAAGCCGGGAGgacagaaatg includes these proteins:
- the GPR135 gene encoding G-protein coupled receptor 135; the encoded protein is MEAAAVGPGNLSRGGGGGNESGGAAAGAAAGWSAAALASQALALLLIFAFSALGNGAVVLVIARHRQLRTVTNAFVLSLSLSELLGALLCLPLAFLSLLSRPPGAWLFGQRLCLASAALHAGLGIAATLTMALLSFDRYCAIVRQPRHKMGRRRAAQLLAAVWLAALGLAGPWYGLAGEGRREARPGAYRCVYVLPWGSSRLGPPYGAALIVLCYLLPFALMCFCHYNICRAVRLAESRVRPLTTYGHLLRAYGEMRTATTVLIMIVSIICCWGPYCILGLAAAAGRLPFSPTMDAVASGMAWANGAINPLIYAARNPNISVLLRRSREGGYRTRNNVAAYLSVPGRQPEPWSQADRVRERYVNRQSGPPGSAPSSSSPASGGEVAMWACKNPAVLFCRDGQPDTISEAALQAKADTVDTSL